GATATCGGGAGCCTGGCAGGACGAGGCTCCCGGCTCGCCGCCCCTGGAGCCCGATCGCGAGGTCTCGGCCAGCGAACAGGCCGTCGGAGTCGAGGACCAGGTCGACGATGAGCGGATTGCGCGTCGCCTGGGTGAAGTCCTTCGCGCGACCGAACGCTTCTCGCAGATCGACGTGGAAGTTCGCGAGGGCGTGGCCTTCCTGCGTGGTTCGACCGAAAAGGAAGAGTCCCGAACGCTCGCGGGCGATCTTGCGCGCCGCACGGAGGGCGTGGTGGCGGTGGTGAACAACATCACCATCGAGCAGGGGCCGATCTGGACCATCGAACCGGCAAAGCGGGAACTGGTGGCCCTATGGCGACAGGCGATCGCGTCGGCCCCGCTGCTGGGCGGCGGTATCCTCGTTTTACTGATCACGTTCGTGACGGCAACCCTTGCCCAGCGGCTCGCGGGCCCGGCCATCGGACGCGGCACCGACAGCGACCTGCTGCGCGCCGTTCTGCGCAAGCTCGTGTACATCGTGGTGCTGCTGGTGGGCGTGTACATCGCGTTGCGCGTCAGCGGCATGACCCGCATCGCTCTCACCGTCGTCAGCGGCACGGGCATCATCGGATTGATCCTGGGCTTTGCGTTCCGGGACATTGCCGAGAACTTCCTGGCCAGCCTGCTGCTGAGCGTGCAGCGCCCGTTCCGCCTGGGCGACGTCATCGAGGTCGACGGCAAGCTCGGCGTGGTGCGCAAGGTCACCAGCCGGGGGACGCTGCTCATCGACTTCGATGGCAACCACATCCAGATCTCCAACGCCACGGTCTATAAGAGCACCATCAAGAACTACACGGCGAACCCAAAGGTTCGGCTGAGCTTCACCGTCGGCATCGGCTACGACGACGACATCTCGCACGCTCAGGAAGTCTTGCGATCGATGCTGCAAGACCATCGGGCCGTGCTGGACGACCCCGAGCCGCTGGTGCTGGTCGAGCAGTTGGGCGCCTCGACGGTGAACCTCCGCGCATATTACTGGATCGACGGATCGGAGCACAGCATGCTGAAGGTCGGCAGTTCGGCGATGCGGCTGGCCAAGACGGCGTTGACGCGTGAGGGTATCTCCATGCCCGATGAATCGCGCGAGGTCATCTTCCCGAAGGGCGTGCCGGTGCGGATGCTCGACGAACACGACGCACCGCGCGGTGCGAAGCCGTCGGCACCGGCCGAACGTCGCGAGCGCATCGAGGCCGTGACCGAAGCCGAAGGCGACCTGGCCAGCGAGACGGCCGACCTGGAGAAGCAGGCCGACGAGGCCCGCGACCCGGAAGAGGGCTCGAACGTGCTGGGCCAATCCGCTCAGCGGGA
This portion of the Phycisphaerales bacterium genome encodes:
- a CDS encoding mechanosensitive ion channel family protein, coding for MRSRHPSAALLARLVAVACILVAASISGAWQDEAPGSPPLEPDREVSASEQAVGVEDQVDDERIARRLGEVLRATERFSQIDVEVREGVAFLRGSTEKEESRTLAGDLARRTEGVVAVVNNITIEQGPIWTIEPAKRELVALWRQAIASAPLLGGGILVLLITFVTATLAQRLAGPAIGRGTDSDLLRAVLRKLVYIVVLLVGVYIALRVSGMTRIALTVVSGTGIIGLILGFAFRDIAENFLASLLLSVQRPFRLGDVIEVDGKLGVVRKVTSRGTLLIDFDGNHIQISNATVYKSTIKNYTANPKVRLSFTVGIGYDDDISHAQEVLRSMLQDHRAVLDDPEPLVLVEQLGASTVNLRAYYWIDGSEHSMLKVGSSAMRLAKTALTREGISMPDESREVIFPKGVPVRMLDEHDAPRGAKPSAPAERRERIEAVTEAEGDLASETADLEKQADEARDPEEGSNVLGQSAQREGGS